One segment of Gemmatimonadota bacterium DNA contains the following:
- a CDS encoding ABC transporter permease: MRLLIREALLAFRRAPLLSALSITTIGFSLYAVGLFALVAVNLREALRGVEQRVEVVAYLLRGTPPETIAQASQDIAAFPEVARVTFVSEDEALKRARAELVEFRDAYRDLAVNPLPASLEIQLKDGYRTGEHTAAVADRLRGYSFIDDVRYGREWVEKLDRLRTIAGIVGLTIGLAFAAVAVVIIGVTIRITVLQRSREIAIMRLVGATRGFIRGPFLLEGALKGLFGGLVAIGLSYGTYLMFRGQIELATSGIVFLQPPQLAMGVLFGVAIGLGGSLVSVGRHLRNV, translated from the coding sequence ATGAGGCTGCTCATCCGCGAGGCGCTGCTCGCCTTCCGCCGCGCGCCGCTGCTCTCGGCGCTTTCCATCACCACCATCGGCTTCTCGCTCTACGCCGTGGGGCTGTTCGCGCTGGTGGCGGTGAACCTGCGCGAGGCGCTGCGCGGGGTGGAGCAGCGGGTGGAGGTGGTGGCCTACCTGCTCCGCGGCACGCCCCCCGAGACCATCGCCCAGGCGTCGCAGGACATCGCCGCCTTCCCCGAGGTGGCGCGGGTGACGTTCGTGAGCGAGGACGAGGCGCTCAAGCGGGCCCGGGCCGAGCTGGTGGAGTTCCGCGACGCGTACCGCGACCTCGCGGTGAACCCGCTCCCCGCCTCGCTCGAGATCCAGCTCAAGGACGGCTACCGCACCGGCGAGCACACCGCCGCGGTGGCCGACCGCCTGCGCGGCTACAGCTTCATCGACGACGTGCGCTACGGCCGCGAGTGGGTGGAGAAGCTCGACCGGCTGCGCACCATCGCCGGCATCGTGGGGCTCACCATCGGCCTCGCCTTCGCGGCGGTGGCCGTGGTGATCATCGGGGTGACCATCCGGATCACGGTGCTGCAGCGGTCCCGGGAGATCGCCATCATGCGGCTGGTGGGCGCCACCCGCGGCTTCATCCGCGGGCCCTTCCTGCTCGAGGGCGCGCTCAAGGGCCTGTTCGGCGGGCTGGTGGCGATCGGCCTCTCCTACGGCACCTACCTCATGTTCCGCGGCCAGATCGAGCTGGCCACCTCCGGCATCGTCTTCCTGCAGCCGCCCCAGCTCGCCATGGGCGTGCTCTTCGGCGTGGCCATCGGGCTGGGGGGCAGCCTGGTGAGCGTGGGCCGGCACCTGCGGAATGTCTAG
- a CDS encoding peptidoglycan DD-metalloendopeptidase family protein → MSSAAARPSGSAGRLAWRLCLLLSALAASSAPLLAQNDLEDSRRRLEEIRRERERLERERTRIRGEVHDLGEELDNLERQRRSTNRIVNELESQIGGLNSHVDQSSASLALAQDNLAEKRAVLSRRLAEIYKRGRLYTFEVLVAAQSFGDLLSRYKYLYLQSRQDKSLLADVEKLTIQVERRRREILQVRTQLDQSREEREAELRRYSNLVDERASRLNEARRTARTTEQRLSALERDETRLNDLLAELERARRTTQPRVPAAGAGPATLTTADIGKLDWPVDGPILTRFGPETLGSGATIVNNGIRIGAPEGTSVRAVESGTVERVQALGTYGLTIFLAHGNGYRSLYMQLTDAKVAAGEKVTKGQVLGTVGGGNSDQGPHLEFQIRGEDGIALDPADWLKRRR, encoded by the coding sequence ATGTCTAGCGCGGCGGCCCGACCGTCCGGGAGCGCGGGCCGCCTCGCGTGGCGCCTGTGCCTGCTGCTCTCCGCGCTCGCCGCCAGCAGCGCGCCCCTGCTGGCCCAGAACGACCTCGAGGATTCCCGCCGCCGCCTGGAGGAGATCCGCCGCGAGCGGGAGCGCCTGGAGCGGGAGCGCACCCGCATCCGGGGCGAGGTGCACGACCTGGGCGAGGAGCTCGACAACCTGGAGCGGCAGCGGCGGAGCACCAACCGGATCGTCAACGAGCTCGAGAGCCAGATCGGCGGGCTCAATTCCCACGTGGACCAGTCCAGCGCCTCGCTGGCCCTGGCGCAGGACAACCTGGCCGAGAAGCGGGCGGTGCTGTCGCGCCGCCTGGCGGAGATCTACAAGCGGGGGCGGTTGTACACCTTCGAGGTGCTGGTGGCGGCGCAGTCCTTCGGCGACCTGCTCTCCCGCTACAAGTACCTCTACCTCCAGTCGCGGCAGGACAAGTCGCTGCTGGCCGACGTCGAGAAGCTGACCATCCAGGTGGAGCGGCGGCGCCGCGAGATCCTGCAGGTCCGCACCCAGCTCGACCAGAGCCGGGAGGAGCGGGAGGCGGAGCTGCGGCGCTACTCCAACCTGGTGGACGAGCGGGCCAGCCGGCTCAACGAGGCCCGGCGCACCGCCCGCACCACCGAGCAGCGGCTCTCCGCCCTGGAGCGCGATGAGACGCGCCTCAACGACCTGCTCGCGGAGCTGGAGCGGGCGCGGCGCACGACCCAGCCCCGGGTGCCGGCGGCGGGCGCCGGGCCGGCCACCCTGACCACCGCCGACATCGGCAAGCTCGACTGGCCCGTGGATGGGCCGATCCTCACCCGCTTCGGTCCCGAGACGCTCGGGTCCGGCGCCACGATCGTGAACAACGGCATCCGGATCGGGGCACCGGAAGGCACCTCGGTCCGGGCGGTGGAGTCCGGCACGGTGGAGCGGGTGCAGGCGCTGGGGACCTACGGACTCACCATCTTCCTGGCCCACGGCAACGGCTACCGGTCGCTCTACATGCAGCTCACCGACGCCAAGGTGGCGGCGGGCGAGAAGGTGACCAAGGGGCAGGTGCTCGGGACGGTGGGCGGCGGGAACAGCGACCAGGGACCGCACCTCGAGTTCCAGATCCGCGGCGAGGACGGCATCGCGCTCGACCCGGCCGACTGGCTCAAGCGGCGGCGGTAG
- a CDS encoding diguanylate cyclase produces the protein MTDTPAPRRILLLGDAASRPTGLERALARGGYHLLEAEGTAGEHPPAAAPDLVLLTARKADAHLEQALTTLAGEAWYAIPRVVVLGEHDPDGAAKALLMGADDAMMAPVHLQELTARVAARLRRAGSPAPERAVVWRQELMFDILEELSSALRSDTIVETLVRRVGLALELPRCSFLLASPWERYGRVVAVCEKPATRDLRVDLYRYPEIREALRTEKTVFIPDLEQHAFFEEIRPVWKDLGVAADVRSVAVIPVNLHGKPAGVFLLRTRREDPPLTAEQLGFAERLLRAAARMLENEERRAGVARRQASALATDMLTGCGNLDALDRRIQEEFQRARRYALTFSLVLLDVDHLRRYNEQFGNVVGDRVMAELGGLLLKEVRAPDFVSRYGGDEFALLLPETDLVGARASIGRVRERIDAHDFPDLGRDDRPALSAGIVSFPHPAASETQDLFALVEAALLRGKAQTDGRIGTADTVTA, from the coding sequence GTGACTGACACCCCCGCTCCGCGCCGGATCCTGCTGCTCGGCGATGCCGCTTCACGCCCCACCGGGCTGGAGCGCGCCTTGGCGCGCGGGGGGTACCACCTGCTCGAGGCCGAGGGGACGGCGGGCGAGCATCCCCCCGCGGCGGCCCCCGACCTGGTCCTGCTCACCGCCCGCAAGGCCGATGCGCACCTGGAGCAGGCCCTGACCACGCTGGCGGGGGAGGCCTGGTACGCGATCCCCCGGGTGGTGGTGCTCGGCGAGCACGATCCCGATGGCGCCGCCAAGGCCCTGCTGATGGGTGCCGACGATGCCATGATGGCCCCGGTACACCTGCAGGAGCTCACCGCCCGCGTCGCGGCCCGGCTCCGGCGCGCCGGCAGCCCCGCGCCGGAGCGGGCCGTGGTGTGGCGCCAGGAGCTGATGTTCGACATCCTCGAGGAGCTCTCATCGGCCCTCCGCTCCGACACCATCGTCGAGACCCTGGTCCGCCGGGTCGGCCTGGCGCTGGAGCTGCCCCGCTGTTCGTTCCTCCTCGCCTCGCCCTGGGAACGGTACGGCCGCGTGGTGGCCGTGTGCGAGAAGCCCGCCACCCGGGACCTCCGGGTCGACCTCTACCGGTATCCCGAGATCCGCGAGGCCCTCCGCACGGAGAAGACCGTCTTCATCCCCGACCTCGAGCAGCACGCCTTCTTCGAGGAGATCCGGCCGGTGTGGAAGGACCTGGGCGTCGCCGCCGACGTGCGCAGCGTGGCGGTGATCCCGGTGAACCTGCACGGCAAGCCCGCCGGCGTCTTCCTGCTGCGCACCCGCCGCGAGGACCCGCCCCTCACCGCCGAGCAGCTCGGCTTCGCGGAGCGGCTGCTGCGGGCCGCGGCGCGGATGCTGGAGAACGAGGAGCGCCGGGCCGGCGTCGCGCGCCGCCAGGCCAGCGCGCTCGCCACCGACATGCTCACCGGCTGCGGCAACCTCGACGCCCTCGACCGCCGCATCCAGGAGGAGTTCCAGCGGGCGCGGCGCTACGCGCTCACCTTCTCCCTGGTGCTGCTCGACGTGGACCACCTGCGCCGCTACAACGAGCAGTTCGGCAACGTGGTGGGGGACCGGGTGATGGCGGAACTGGGCGGGCTGCTGCTCAAGGAGGTCCGAGCGCCGGATTTCGTGAGCCGCTACGGGGGCGACGAGTTCGCGCTGCTGCTGCCCGAGACCGACCTGGTGGGGGCGCGCGCCTCGATCGGCCGGGTGCGCGAGCGCATCGACGCCCATGACTTCCCCGACCTCGGCCGCGACGACCGGCCGGCGCTCTCCGCCGGCATCGTCAGCTTTCCCCATCCCGCCGCCAGCGAGACCCAGGACCTCTTTGCCCTGGTCGAGGCCGCCCTGCTCCGCGGCAAGGCCCAGACCGACGGCCGCATCGGCACCGCGGACACCGTCACCGCCTAG
- a CDS encoding deoxyribonuclease IV, whose product MNTSPAAVAEMLGAHVSTQGGVQTAPARAEAIGATALQLFTKTPNQWREPVITPAVREAFRQEVERTGIRALVSHDSYLINLASPDAELSKRSAASFTAELTRCESLGIPYVVSHPGNYMDDSSRGLARNAENYARCLDQVPGRVMVLLETTAGTGTALGARFEELAALREAIPAPHRDRVGFCADTCHLFSAGYDLLHDYDGVWTRWEACLGLQHLRCLHLNDSKTPFGSRRDRHELIAEGSLGAPPFRRIMTDPRFDAVIKILETPKGEDMVTLDRKMLRRLRAYARAGRRPPR is encoded by the coding sequence ATGAACACGTCCCCCGCGGCGGTCGCGGAGATGCTTGGCGCCCACGTCTCGACCCAGGGCGGGGTGCAGACCGCCCCGGCGCGGGCCGAGGCCATCGGCGCCACTGCGCTCCAGCTGTTCACCAAGACCCCGAACCAGTGGCGCGAGCCAGTGATCACGCCGGCGGTCCGGGAAGCCTTTCGGCAGGAGGTCGAGCGCACCGGGATTCGGGCGCTCGTGTCGCATGATTCATACCTGATCAACCTCGCAAGTCCTGATGCGGAGCTAAGTAAGCGCTCCGCCGCGTCTTTCACCGCGGAGCTGACCCGGTGCGAGAGCCTCGGCATCCCGTACGTGGTGTCGCATCCGGGCAACTATATGGATGATTCATCCCGCGGTTTGGCCCGGAACGCCGAAAACTACGCCCGCTGCCTGGACCAGGTGCCGGGCCGGGTCATGGTCCTGCTGGAGACCACCGCCGGCACCGGGACGGCCCTCGGGGCGCGGTTCGAGGAGCTGGCGGCCCTGCGCGAGGCCATCCCCGCGCCGCATCGCGACCGGGTCGGGTTCTGCGCCGACACCTGCCACCTGTTCTCCGCTGGGTACGACCTGCTGCATGATTATGACGGGGTCTGGACCCGGTGGGAGGCGTGCCTCGGGCTCCAGCACCTGCGCTGCCTGCACCTCAACGACTCGAAGACGCCGTTCGGGTCGCGCCGGGACCGCCACGAGCTGATCGCCGAGGGGAGCCTCGGCGCCCCGCCCTTCCGCCGCATCATGACCGACCCCCGGTTCGACGCGGTGATCAAGATCCTGGAGACCCCCAAAGGCGAGGACATGGTGACCCTGGACCGCAAGATGCTCCGGCGGCTGCGTGCGTATGCCCGGGCCGGCCGGCGTCCCCCACGTTGA
- a CDS encoding matrixin family metalloprotease encodes MTRLQLLGAAGVAAVLVTAACSDMVAPTRGTRYDWRLVVPYDSAGPRVDTLSFHWPRNRLPVRIWVEDQYNLPARVREGIGLWKGALLYGEWDATVVQDSTTADVIIRAIQPPPQTLPAPPLRLGGAVLSCEGATDLDTVSTRFELAVPVRAYVFPTLPNAPDLTQCLRTVTAHELGHTLGLFQHSTDSLDLMFTTPVATGLTERDFGTINNAYHYPADMLPIGP; translated from the coding sequence ATGACCCGACTCCAGCTTCTCGGCGCCGCCGGCGTCGCCGCCGTGCTCGTCACCGCCGCCTGTTCCGACATGGTGGCCCCCACCCGCGGCACCCGCTATGACTGGCGGCTGGTCGTCCCGTACGACAGCGCCGGCCCGCGGGTCGACACCCTGAGCTTCCACTGGCCGCGCAACCGCCTGCCGGTGCGCATCTGGGTGGAAGACCAGTACAACCTCCCCGCGCGGGTCCGCGAGGGCATCGGCCTGTGGAAGGGCGCCCTGCTGTATGGCGAGTGGGACGCGACCGTGGTGCAGGATTCCACCACCGCCGACGTGATCATCCGCGCCATCCAGCCGCCGCCGCAGACCCTGCCCGCCCCGCCGCTCCGGCTGGGCGGGGCCGTGCTCTCGTGCGAGGGAGCGACCGATCTCGATACGGTGAGCACCCGGTTCGAGCTGGCGGTCCCGGTCCGGGCCTACGTCTTCCCCACCCTGCCCAACGCCCCTGACCTGACCCAGTGCCTGCGCACCGTCACCGCGCACGAGCTGGGGCACACCCTCGGGCTGTTCCAGCACTCCACGGACAGCCTCGACCTCATGTTCACCACCCCGGTGGCTACCGGCCTCACCGAGCGGGACTTCGGCACCATCAACAACGCCTACCACTATCCGGCGGACATGCTGCCCATCGGGCCCTGA